Proteins from a genomic interval of Neisseria arctica:
- a CDS encoding CTP synthase has product MTKFIFVTGGVVSSLGKGIAAASIATILESRGLKVTMLKLDPYINVDPGTMSPFQHGEVFVTEDGAETDLDLGHYERFINSTMYKRNNFTSGQVYEAVIAKERRGDYLGGTVQVIPHITDEIKRKVHEGAAGHDVAIVEIGGTVGDIESLPFLEAIRQMRSQLGRNNTLFMHLSYVPYIAAAGEIKTKPTQHSVKELREIGIQPDVLICRMDRPLPEEEKRKIALFCNVEERAVIGCYDSDSIYKIPEMLHSQGIDNIICEQLQLNIQQADLTEWKKIVYAIENPKHIAKIAMVGKYVDLTESYKSLTEALKHAGIHTDTDVQITYVDSEAIEKEGIECLKEMDAVLVPGGFGVRGVEGKIAAVKYARENNIPYLGICLGMQIALIEYARDVAGMTGANSTEFDLKTPYPVVGLIDEWQTADGNVETRDENTGLGGTMRLGAQEVELKADSLAAKIYGSNQIKERHRHRYEVNNHFIGDLEKAGLVISGVSAGRERLVETIELPGHPWFFACQFHPEFTSTPRKGHPLFTAYIKAALANKKV; this is encoded by the coding sequence ATGACCAAATTTATTTTTGTAACCGGCGGCGTAGTATCTTCATTAGGTAAAGGTATCGCCGCCGCTTCAATTGCCACCATCCTTGAATCGCGTGGTTTGAAAGTCACCATGCTCAAGCTCGACCCTTATATCAACGTCGACCCAGGTACCATGAGCCCGTTTCAACACGGCGAAGTATTTGTAACGGAAGACGGCGCCGAAACAGACCTCGATCTCGGCCACTATGAGCGCTTTATCAACTCAACCATGTATAAGCGCAATAACTTCACCTCCGGTCAAGTGTATGAAGCCGTTATCGCAAAAGAGCGTCGAGGCGATTATTTGGGCGGCACAGTACAAGTGATTCCGCACATTACCGATGAAATCAAACGCAAAGTTCACGAAGGCGCCGCAGGCCACGACGTAGCGATTGTAGAAATCGGCGGTACCGTAGGCGATATCGAATCGTTGCCTTTCTTGGAAGCCATCCGCCAAATGCGCAGCCAGCTTGGCCGTAACAATACTTTGTTCATGCACCTTTCTTACGTTCCCTATATTGCGGCTGCGGGCGAGATTAAAACCAAACCTACTCAGCACTCGGTTAAAGAGCTGCGTGAAATCGGTATCCAGCCGGACGTATTGATCTGCCGCATGGACCGCCCTCTACCCGAAGAAGAAAAGCGCAAAATCGCTCTTTTCTGCAATGTGGAAGAGCGCGCCGTAATCGGCTGTTATGACTCCGACAGTATCTACAAAATTCCCGAGATGCTGCACAGCCAAGGTATTGACAATATTATTTGCGAGCAATTGCAGCTCAATATCCAACAAGCTGATCTGACCGAGTGGAAAAAAATCGTTTATGCGATTGAAAACCCGAAACATATTGCCAAAATCGCTATGGTCGGCAAATATGTTGACCTAACCGAATCTTACAAATCGCTGACCGAAGCCTTGAAACATGCCGGCATCCACACCGATACCGACGTACAGATTACCTATGTCGATAGCGAGGCTATTGAAAAAGAAGGCATCGAATGCTTAAAAGAAATGGATGCGGTTTTAGTACCGGGCGGCTTTGGCGTACGCGGCGTGGAAGGGAAAATCGCAGCTGTAAAATATGCCCGTGAAAATAATATTCCCTATCTTGGCATTTGTCTGGGTATGCAAATCGCACTCATCGAATACGCCCGTGATGTTGCCGGCATGACAGGTGCCAACTCTACCGAATTTGACTTGAAAACACCTTATCCGGTAGTCGGCTTGATTGACGAATGGCAAACCGCAGACGGCAATGTCGAGACCCGCGATGAAAATACCGGCTTAGGCGGCACAATGCGCTTAGGTGCGCAAGAAGTCGAACTTAAGGCTGATAGCCTAGCTGCCAAAATATATGGTAGTAACCAAATCAAAGAGCGACACCGCCACCGCTATGAAGTCAACAACCACTTTATCGGTGACTTGGAAAAAGCAGGCTTGGTTATCAGTGGTGTCTCTGCCGGACGAGAGCGCTTGGTAGAAACCATCGAGCTGCCCGGGCATCCGTGGTTCTTTGCCTGTCAGTTCCACCCCGAATTTACTTCAACACCGCGTAAAGGCCATCCGCTCTTTACCGCATACATCAAAGCCGCACTGGCCAATAAAAAAGTCTGA
- the glyA gene encoding serine hydroxymethyltransferase: MFSKSITIEKYDPELAAAIAAEVQRQQDHVELIASENYVSCAVMEAQGSQLTNKYAEGYPGKRYYGGCEHVDVAEQLAIDRVKELFGAAYANVQPHSGSQANQAVYASVLKPGDTILGMSLAHGGHLTHGASVNISGKLYNAITYGLDENEVLDYAEVERLALEHKPKMIVAGASAYALQIDWAKFREIADKVGAYLFVDMAHYAGLVAGGEYPNPVPFADFVTTTTHKTLRGPRGGVILCRDNTHEKALNSAIFPSLQGGPLMHVIAAKAVAFKEALQPEFKEYAKQVKVNAAAMAEELVKRGLRIISGRTESHVFLVDLRAKNITGKAAEEALGKAHITVNKNAIPNDPEKPFVTSGIRIGTSAITTRGFSEADARELANLVADVLENPEDTATLERVAKAATALCEKNPVYGA, encoded by the coding sequence ATGTTCTCAAAAAGCATAACCATCGAAAAATATGATCCCGAATTGGCTGCGGCAATTGCTGCCGAAGTACAGCGCCAACAAGATCACGTTGAATTGATTGCCTCTGAAAACTATGTCAGCTGCGCCGTAATGGAAGCCCAAGGCTCCCAACTCACGAACAAATATGCCGAAGGTTATCCCGGCAAGCGCTATTACGGCGGCTGTGAACATGTTGACGTAGCCGAACAGCTGGCCATCGACCGTGTGAAAGAACTTTTTGGTGCTGCTTATGCCAACGTACAACCGCACTCAGGCTCGCAAGCCAACCAGGCGGTATATGCAAGCGTGTTAAAACCGGGCGATACCATTCTCGGCATGAGCCTCGCACACGGCGGCCACCTCACCCACGGTGCATCAGTTAATATTTCCGGCAAATTGTATAACGCCATCACCTATGGCTTGGATGAAAACGAAGTGCTGGATTACGCCGAAGTAGAAAGATTGGCCTTGGAACACAAACCAAAAATGATTGTAGCCGGTGCCTCTGCCTATGCTCTGCAGATCGACTGGGCCAAATTCCGTGAAATCGCCGATAAAGTAGGTGCTTATCTTTTTGTCGATATGGCCCACTATGCCGGTTTGGTCGCTGGGGGCGAATACCCGAACCCCGTTCCTTTTGCCGATTTCGTAACCACCACCACCCACAAAACCCTGCGCGGCCCCCGCGGCGGTGTGATTTTATGCCGAGACAACACTCACGAAAAAGCACTGAATTCGGCTATTTTCCCCAGCCTGCAAGGCGGCCCTCTGATGCATGTGATTGCAGCCAAAGCAGTGGCTTTTAAAGAAGCCCTGCAACCTGAATTCAAAGAATATGCGAAACAGGTTAAGGTAAATGCTGCCGCAATGGCCGAAGAACTTGTAAAACGCGGTTTGCGCATTATTTCAGGCAGAACAGAAAGCCATGTATTCTTGGTCGACCTGCGCGCCAAAAACATTACCGGTAAAGCGGCTGAAGAAGCCTTAGGCAAAGCGCACATTACCGTTAATAAAAACGCCATTCCCAATGACCCTGAAAAACCCTTTGTTACTTCAGGTATCCGTATCGGCACCTCTGCGATCACCACCCGCGGTTTCAGTGAAGCTGATGCCCGCGAGTTGGCCAACTTGGTAGCAGACGTTTTGGAAAATCCTGAAGATACGGCCACACTCGAAAGAGTAGCCAAGGCAGCTACCGCATTATGTGAAAAAAATCCGGTTTACGGCGCATAA
- a CDS encoding DUF2185 domain-containing protein encodes MNKFAQALSTALGRCIATKAVSEEGKPIGFMYREAPVFENDSGWRFFTGDETDEYTDNPDNFTVYNVSDITKTNPAVSEFINHPEGSAWELDDNGEFRSVRDWQPKD; translated from the coding sequence ATGAATAAATTTGCCCAAGCCTTATCTACCGCACTCGGCCGCTGTATTGCAACCAAGGCAGTCAGCGAAGAAGGGAAACCTATCGGGTTTATGTACCGTGAGGCTCCCGTATTTGAAAACGACAGCGGTTGGCGCTTTTTTACCGGGGACGAAACCGACGAATATACCGACAATCCGGATAATTTTACGGTTTATAACGTCAGCGATATTACCAAAACCAACCCCGCTGTCAGCGAATTTATTAACCATCCCGAAGGTTCTGCATGGGAGCTGGACGATAACGGCGAATTCCGCAGCGTCCGCGACTGGCAGCCTAAAGACTAA
- the ribH gene encoding 6,7-dimethyl-8-ribityllumazine synthase: MNIIEPNLNGKGLRIGIVQARFTNEVGSAMLKVCTDKLQELGVKGKHITVTTVPGALEVPLVLQNMAAAGKYDALIAIGAIIRGETYHFELVANESGAGVTRVGLDFNIPIANAILTTENDEQAHVRIQEKATDAAIVAVECANLVNAFMAANEENNI, translated from the coding sequence ATGAACATCATCGAACCCAATCTGAACGGTAAAGGCCTGCGTATCGGCATCGTACAGGCACGTTTTACCAATGAAGTCGGCAGTGCCATGCTGAAAGTCTGCACCGACAAGCTGCAAGAGCTGGGCGTAAAAGGCAAACATATCACCGTTACCACCGTTCCCGGCGCCCTCGAGGTACCGCTGGTATTACAAAATATGGCGGCTGCCGGCAAATATGACGCATTGATTGCTATCGGCGCGATTATCCGCGGTGAAACCTATCATTTCGAACTGGTTGCAAACGAATCGGGCGCCGGCGTTACCCGTGTCGGGCTGGATTTCAACATTCCGATCGCCAACGCTATTTTAACCACCGAAAATGATGAGCAGGCACATGTCCGTATTCAAGAAAAAGCCACCGATGCCGCCATCGTCGCCGTAGAATGCGCCAACCTCGTCAATGCCTTTATGGCGGCCAACGAAGAAAATAACATCTGA
- a CDS encoding DMT family transporter, which yields MNHATANHHAAPLLVLGCIVFGLGSLIVKFVPVGAYAIAFWRLAVAAVIFWLVGRFFGQKIPKSKKALKLGLLSGAFLGLDLALWHESIYAVGPGISTLLNSLQIFFLSAIGFFFFGERQSRLQVASLFIAICGVALIGSPEFGQNHHAVWGFASGIISGALLALSMIFIRETHKIERIPLFPMMLLVSLGGMAALILPALIFNADSLYPTTWHDVGLILIYGAVMQCLAWGLIAYSVPLLSLTLTGLLLLTEPVAALLIDYFWLHKPINALQWAGAALTLLAIYLGSLKNKHP from the coding sequence ATGAACCACGCCACAGCCAACCACCATGCCGCACCGCTATTGGTTTTGGGCTGCATCGTTTTCGGATTGGGCAGTCTGATAGTCAAATTCGTACCGGTAGGAGCCTATGCGATAGCCTTTTGGCGGCTGGCAGTTGCCGCTGTGATTTTTTGGCTGGTGGGTCGTTTTTTCGGGCAAAAAATACCCAAAAGCAAAAAAGCGCTCAAGTTGGGCCTGCTTTCGGGAGCCTTTCTGGGATTGGACTTGGCACTCTGGCACGAAAGTATTTACGCCGTCGGCCCCGGTATATCCACCCTGCTCAATAGTTTGCAGATTTTCTTTTTATCAGCGATCGGTTTTTTCTTTTTCGGCGAACGCCAAAGCCGGCTGCAAGTAGCCAGCCTGTTTATTGCCATTTGCGGTGTTGCCTTGATCGGCAGTCCCGAATTCGGCCAAAACCATCATGCTGTTTGGGGATTTGCCAGCGGTATCATCTCAGGCGCATTGTTGGCCTTATCAATGATTTTTATCCGTGAAACGCACAAAATCGAAAGAATACCGCTGTTTCCAATGATGCTTCTCGTCAGCCTCGGCGGTATGGCTGCACTGATACTGCCGGCGTTGATATTCAATGCAGACAGCCTATACCCTACCACTTGGCATGATGTGGGATTGATTTTGATTTACGGAGCTGTAATGCAATGTTTGGCTTGGGGTTTGATTGCCTATTCCGTTCCTCTACTATCGCTCACACTAACCGGGCTGTTACTTCTTACCGAACCCGTAGCCGCACTACTGATTGATTATTTTTGGCTGCATAAACCCATCAATGCCCTGCAATGGGCGGGAGCCGCCCTCACCCTATTGGCAATTTATTTAGGTTCTCTTAAGAATAAACACCCCTAA
- a CDS encoding riboflavin synthase codes for MFTGIVQGTGIVTSITQPSPDFRTHTIELPLHMADNLQIGASVAHNGCCLTITDFNGREASFDLMGETLAKTNLGTLKTGDRVNLERAARFGDEIGGHVMSGHIIATTAITRIDQSEHNRTIWFALPQDLKPYILTKGFIGLDGCSLTIGEVNNDEFNVHLIPETLTRTLFGNRQVGDIINVEIDPQTQAVVDTVARILAAR; via the coding sequence ATGTTTACAGGTATCGTACAAGGCACAGGGATCGTGACATCCATCACTCAACCCTCACCAGATTTCCGCACACATACCATCGAACTCCCCCTTCACATGGCCGATAACTTACAAATAGGCGCATCCGTTGCCCATAACGGCTGCTGCCTGACCATTACCGACTTTAACGGCAGGGAAGCCAGCTTCGATTTAATGGGCGAAACTTTAGCCAAAACCAATCTCGGCACACTTAAAACAGGCGACCGTGTCAATCTCGAACGTGCCGCACGCTTCGGAGACGAAATCGGCGGACATGTAATGAGCGGCCATATCATCGCCACCACCGCCATTACCCGTATTGACCAAAGCGAGCACAACCGGACTATCTGGTTCGCACTGCCGCAAGATTTAAAACCCTATATCCTCACTAAAGGATTTATCGGTCTGGACGGTTGCAGCCTCACGATCGGAGAAGTGAATAACGACGAATTTAATGTCCACCTCATTCCCGAAACCCTCACCCGCACTCTTTTCGGCAACAGACAGGTTGGCGACATCATCAATGTCGAAATTGACCCTCAAACACAAGCAGTGGTCGATACCGTTGCCCGTATCCTTGCCGCCCGATAA
- a CDS encoding YidB family protein: protein MALMDSLLNAAASALNQNTQGGQQGTAISMVMELVHQSGGVGNLINQLQQGGLGGALQSWISSSSANQNVSGGDLQSALGNGVIEQIAAKFGMNGQQAGDLLAQHLPNLIDTATPNGNAQEVDGFGLDDLASLVLKNLVK, encoded by the coding sequence ATGGCTTTAATGGATTCTTTGCTTAATGCAGCCGCTTCGGCATTAAACCAAAATACGCAGGGCGGCCAACAGGGTACGGCAATATCTATGGTAATGGAGCTTGTGCACCAAAGTGGTGGTGTGGGTAATTTGATTAATCAATTGCAACAAGGCGGCTTGGGTGGTGCGCTGCAAAGCTGGATTTCTTCCAGTAGCGCCAATCAGAATGTATCCGGAGGTGATTTACAGTCTGCCTTAGGTAACGGTGTGATAGAGCAAATTGCAGCTAAGTTCGGTATGAACGGGCAGCAGGCCGGTGATTTGTTAGCACAGCATCTGCCCAATTTGATTGATACGGCTACGCCTAACGGTAATGCCCAAGAGGTAGACGGCTTCGGTTTGGATGATTTGGCTTCGCTGGTGTTGAAAAATTTAGTGAAGTAA
- the corA gene encoding magnesium/cobalt transporter CorA has translation MSNTLPVSTALDEHSLTRTDVSHVPLHAIHQTIYSADTFFQTDYIPSEDNSFLYTENNPLQPAAPHNASSGEVNWLHFVGIHNPELLKKVLAPYGIHELVIEDILSPKQRPKVEDYGDYLFIATRVYQYNAGKLSSDQVYLILGNDFVLTFQQRPLGLFSSIREHLADPRYGIRQKNASFLAYRFIDRLIDDYFITLDQYNHKVESIDKTLFSDGVAGDSDLLGRIHRLKRDSVRLRRTLQPLREVLLQLTRGEFATFHGESNIYLRDAYDHVLQLLESLDASRDMVMSMMDIHLSFQSNRLNQQMRVLTVITLLFMPLTVITGIYGMNFDNMPELHWHYGYFMVLGLMVSVVVGLLVFFYKRKWL, from the coding sequence ATGTCGAATACTCTACCCGTTTCCACGGCTTTAGACGAACACTCGCTAACGCGTACCGATGTCAGCCATGTGCCGCTTCATGCCATCCACCAAACCATATATTCAGCCGATACATTTTTTCAAACCGACTATATCCCCAGCGAAGATAATAGTTTTTTATACACGGAAAACAACCCTTTACAACCGGCAGCACCGCACAATGCATCATCCGGAGAAGTTAACTGGCTACATTTCGTAGGTATTCATAATCCCGAATTATTAAAAAAAGTATTGGCGCCCTACGGCATACACGAGCTGGTAATCGAAGATATACTCAGTCCAAAGCAACGCCCGAAAGTAGAAGACTACGGCGATTATCTGTTTATCGCCACACGCGTTTACCAATACAATGCAGGCAAGCTCTCTTCCGACCAGGTATATCTGATTCTAGGCAATGATTTTGTTCTAACCTTCCAGCAGCGCCCTCTCGGCCTTTTCAGCAGTATCCGCGAACATTTGGCCGACCCGCGTTACGGTATCCGCCAAAAAAACGCTTCCTTCTTAGCATACCGCTTTATCGACCGCTTGATAGACGACTATTTTATCACCCTCGATCAATACAACCATAAAGTCGAGTCTATCGATAAAACCTTATTTTCAGACGGCGTTGCAGGAGATAGTGATCTTCTCGGCCGAATCCACCGCCTGAAAAGAGATTCAGTCCGCCTGCGCCGCACTTTGCAGCCGTTGCGCGAAGTATTACTGCAACTTACCCGGGGCGAATTTGCCACTTTCCACGGTGAATCCAATATTTACTTAAGAGATGCCTACGACCACGTTTTACAATTACTTGAATCTCTCGATGCCTCGCGCGATATGGTAATGAGCATGATGGATATCCACTTGTCTTTCCAATCCAATCGGCTCAACCAGCAAATGCGCGTTTTAACCGTTATCACCTTACTGTTTATGCCGCTTACCGTGATTACCGGTATCTACGGTATGAATTTCGATAATATGCCCGAACTGCACTGGCATTACGGATACTTTATGGTTCTCGGGCTGATGGTGTCTGTTGTCGTCGGCCTACTGGTGTTTTTCTACAAACGAAAATGGCTCTAA
- the ribBA gene encoding bifunctional 3,4-dihydroxy-2-butanone-4-phosphate synthase/GTP cyclohydrolase II has product MDTTTLRRHNLRQWIQQQYGGQQSAFAAAAQINQGELSSLLKNKSFGEKKARKIEQAVGMPNMWLDQNHGLHTSSVSPLPTSETNYNMSEISPISDILADIRAGKMVIITDAEDRENEGDLVMAAQFVTPQAINFMIKHARGLVCLPMNDELVDRLHLPQMTQKNGAQYGTNFTVSIEAAEGISTGISAADRAHTILTAVSPTVKAEDIVQPGHIFPLRAQKGGVLVRAGHTEAAVDLAQMSGLIPAGVICEILNDDGTMARMPELIQFAKEHDIKIGTIADLIEYRSRNESLLEEMGDTLVQTPWGSFQQHVYVDKLSGETHLALVKGNPETAAETLVRVHEPFSVMDFLQADPNHSWPLPEALTHIQNAEAGVVILLHRTEDGSALLERTLPKNAFQVKKWDRKTYGIGAQILAGLNVKKMRVMGKPSALNGLTGFGLEVVGFKTYNR; this is encoded by the coding sequence ATGGACACCACCACCCTCAGACGGCACAACCTGCGCCAATGGATACAGCAACAATACGGCGGCCAGCAATCGGCTTTTGCCGCCGCCGCCCAAATCAACCAAGGCGAGTTATCCTCATTGTTAAAAAACAAATCATTCGGCGAAAAAAAAGCCCGTAAAATCGAACAAGCCGTTGGTATGCCTAATATGTGGCTCGACCAAAACCACGGTTTACATACTTCATCTGTCTCTCCACTCCCCACATCAGAAACGAACTACAATATGAGCGAAATTTCCCCCATCAGCGATATTCTGGCCGACATCCGCGCCGGAAAAATGGTGATTATTACCGATGCCGAAGACCGTGAAAACGAAGGCGACCTGGTTATGGCCGCCCAATTCGTTACCCCGCAGGCAATCAACTTTATGATCAAACACGCACGCGGCTTGGTTTGCCTACCGATGAACGACGAACTTGTCGACCGCCTGCACCTGCCGCAGATGACTCAAAAAAACGGTGCTCAATACGGTACAAATTTCACCGTTTCCATTGAAGCCGCCGAAGGCATTTCCACCGGGATTTCCGCTGCCGACCGCGCCCATACTATCCTGACTGCCGTTTCTCCCACTGTTAAAGCCGAAGATATCGTACAGCCCGGCCATATCTTTCCCCTTCGCGCGCAAAAAGGCGGTGTATTGGTGCGCGCAGGCCATACCGAGGCAGCGGTAGACCTTGCCCAAATGAGCGGTTTGATTCCCGCCGGCGTGATTTGCGAAATTCTGAATGACGACGGCACCATGGCGCGTATGCCCGAACTGATTCAATTCGCCAAAGAACACGACATTAAAATCGGTACGATTGCCGATCTCATCGAATATCGCAGCCGCAACGAAAGCCTGCTCGAGGAAATGGGCGACACACTCGTCCAAACCCCTTGGGGGTCGTTCCAACAGCATGTATATGTAGACAAACTGTCGGGCGAAACCCATCTTGCACTAGTAAAAGGCAATCCCGAAACAGCCGCAGAAACACTGGTTCGCGTTCACGAACCATTCAGTGTGATGGATTTTCTGCAAGCCGACCCCAACCATAGCTGGCCGTTGCCCGAAGCACTTACCCACATTCAAAACGCTGAAGCGGGTGTGGTTATCCTGTTGCACCGTACCGAAGACGGCAGTGCCCTACTTGAACGGACCCTGCCAAAAAACGCATTCCAAGTCAAAAAGTGGGACAGAAAAACCTACGGTATCGGCGCACAAATTCTGGCCGGGCTGAATGTAAAAAAAATGCGTGTGATGGGCAAACCCTCCGCACTCAACGGATTAACAGGCTTCGGTTTGGAAGTTGTCGGCTTCAAAACCTACAACCGATAA
- the ppx gene encoding exopolyphosphatase — protein sequence MNNPNILASVDLGSNSFRLQICENHNGQLKVIDSFKQMVRFAAGLDEHKNLDRESQERALLCLARFGERLKNFRPDQVRVVATNTFRVAKNIDQFIPRAEAALGFPIEVIAGREEARLIYTGVVHTLPPKGERMLVIDIGGGSTEFVIGSDLQPTNTESLPLGCVTYSIRFFSGNKITQKDFQAAISAAQNEIQRISKSLKHTGWDFAVGTSGSAKAIRDVIAAEYGEDEEITYKGMQQIAERIVAAGNTKKAKFAGLKPDRIEVFAGGLAVMMAAFEELKIQKMIVTEAALRDGVFYDLIGRQLNEDMRNQTTEQFQKRYHVSPNQAARVAEAAQMFMESICHAYNTPVQELAYWQQYVRWAGLLHEIGIDIAHTGYHKHSSYILENADMPGFSRKEQHILSLLVLGHRGDLRKMTDLVGDNQIMWFAILSLRLAALFCRARLPLELPPFTQLRLQEDGKGFLLRISQSWLDEHPLVTGALDYESEQWRKINMPFAVQPQ from the coding sequence ATGAACAATCCAAATATTCTCGCTTCAGTCGATTTAGGCTCCAACAGCTTCCGCCTCCAAATATGCGAAAACCATAACGGCCAATTGAAAGTTATCGACTCTTTCAAACAAATGGTTCGGTTTGCGGCCGGTTTGGACGAACATAAAAACCTTGACCGCGAATCACAGGAGCGCGCATTACTCTGCCTAGCCCGCTTTGGCGAACGTTTGAAAAACTTCCGCCCTGACCAAGTACGTGTGGTGGCAACCAATACTTTCCGCGTTGCTAAAAATATCGACCAGTTCATACCCCGTGCCGAAGCAGCTTTGGGCTTTCCGATCGAAGTAATCGCAGGTCGCGAAGAAGCCCGCCTGATCTATACCGGTGTTGTGCATACCCTGCCGCCCAAAGGCGAAAGAATGTTGGTAATCGATATCGGCGGCGGTTCAACCGAATTCGTCATCGGCTCCGATTTACAACCTACCAATACCGAAAGCCTGCCGCTGGGCTGTGTGACATACAGCATTCGCTTTTTCAGCGGCAATAAAATCACTCAAAAAGATTTTCAGGCGGCTATATCCGCGGCGCAAAACGAAATCCAGCGCATCAGCAAATCCCTGAAACATACCGGCTGGGATTTTGCCGTCGGCACATCCGGATCCGCCAAAGCCATTCGAGACGTTATTGCCGCCGAATACGGTGAGGACGAAGAAATCACCTATAAAGGTATGCAGCAAATCGCCGAACGTATCGTTGCGGCGGGAAATACCAAAAAAGCCAAATTTGCCGGTCTCAAGCCAGACCGCATCGAAGTATTTGCCGGCGGCTTGGCAGTGATGATGGCCGCTTTTGAAGAGCTGAAAATCCAAAAAATGATTGTGACCGAAGCGGCATTGCGCGACGGTGTGTTTTATGATTTGATTGGTCGCCAGCTCAATGAAGATATGCGCAATCAGACTACCGAACAGTTCCAAAAGCGCTATCATGTCAGCCCTAATCAAGCGGCACGTGTAGCAGAAGCCGCGCAGATGTTTATGGAAAGCATCTGCCACGCCTACAACACCCCCGTACAAGAGCTGGCCTATTGGCAGCAATATGTCCGCTGGGCCGGCCTGCTTCATGAAATCGGTATCGATATCGCCCACACCGGCTATCACAAACACTCTTCCTATATTCTTGAAAATGCGGATATGCCCGGCTTTTCTCGTAAAGAGCAGCATATTCTTTCCCTGTTGGTACTCGGACACCGAGGCGATCTGCGTAAGATGACCGATTTGGTGGGAGACAACCAAATCATGTGGTTTGCCATTCTCTCATTGCGTTTGGCCGCGCTATTCTGCCGTGCCCGCCTACCGCTGGAGCTTCCTCCTTTTACCCAACTGCGCCTTCAAGAAGACGGAAAAGGCTTTTTGCTCCGCATCAGCCAAAGCTGGCTCGACGAGCATCCCTTGGTGACCGGTGCTCTCGATTATGAAAGTGAACAATGGCGTAAAATCAATATGCCTTTTGCCGTACAACCGCAATAA
- a CDS encoding acyl-CoA thioesterase: MNTPTEIHSENQAQHQLQMSVLMTPDMANFTGNVHGGDLLKLLDQVAYACASRYSGYYCVTLSVDRVTFKEPIYVGELVTFYASVNHVGRTSMEIGIRVESQNIRTQSVRHTNSCYFTMVAIDEGKPVTVAPLKLESEAQRRRFEAAERRKALRLQEPE, encoded by the coding sequence ATGAATACCCCCACCGAAATACATTCCGAAAACCAAGCACAACACCAATTACAAATGAGCGTACTGATGACGCCCGATATGGCCAACTTTACCGGCAACGTACACGGCGGCGACCTCCTCAAATTATTGGACCAAGTCGCCTACGCCTGTGCCAGTCGCTATAGCGGCTATTATTGCGTCACACTATCTGTTGACCGCGTTACCTTCAAAGAGCCGATTTACGTCGGTGAACTGGTAACGTTTTACGCCAGCGTAAACCATGTAGGCCGCACCTCAATGGAAATCGGGATACGCGTAGAATCACAAAATATACGTACCCAAAGCGTTCGCCATACCAACAGCTGCTATTTCACTATGGTAGCCATTGACGAAGGCAAACCGGTTACAGTAGCGCCCCTCAAGCTGGAAAGTGAAGCACAGCGGCGTAGGTTTGAAGCTGCCGAACGCCGTAAGGCTCTGCGCCTGCAAGAGCCGGAATAA
- a CDS encoding 1-acyl-sn-glycerol-3-phosphate acyltransferase, producing MLFSYRHLVGKSVPRRNNPVTAFLGGLFLKVLGWKICGSLPDLPKAVVVAAPHTSNFDGVVALPALLALDLKGNLMAKASLFQPPFGKLMRWFGLIPVTRNAAGGLVVSAVNAFNNNSQLWLGIAPEGTRHNAEQWKTGFHRIALAAQVPIVPVAWNYADKTIVLGDPFMPGEDLQADLNRLYAFYQDKQPKHLQRLSQPLKSNR from the coding sequence ATGCTCTTCAGTTACCGCCATTTGGTGGGGAAATCCGTTCCCCGCCGCAACAATCCCGTAACAGCCTTTTTAGGCGGCTTATTTCTCAAAGTGCTTGGCTGGAAAATATGCGGCAGTCTGCCCGATTTGCCGAAAGCCGTTGTAGTTGCAGCACCCCACACCAGCAATTTCGATGGTGTTGTCGCACTTCCCGCTCTTTTGGCCCTCGACTTAAAAGGCAACCTGATGGCCAAAGCAAGCCTGTTCCAGCCACCCTTTGGTAAGCTGATGCGTTGGTTCGGTCTGATTCCTGTAACCCGGAATGCAGCCGGCGGATTAGTAGTAAGTGCTGTAAACGCTTTTAACAACAATTCCCAACTTTGGCTGGGCATCGCTCCCGAAGGTACGCGCCACAACGCAGAGCAATGGAAAACCGGGTTTCACCGTATCGCATTGGCCGCACAAGTTCCCATTGTGCCTGTCGCTTGGAACTATGCCGACAAAACCATTGTTTTGGGCGATCCTTTTATGCCCGGAGAAGACCTGCAAGCCGATTTAAACCGTCTCTACGCTTTTTACCAAGACAAACAACCTAAGCATCTGCAACGATTATCCCAACCTCTGAAATCAAACCGCTGA